The stretch of DNA CCGGTGCACGACAAACCCGGGAATCATCGTGCGCGTTTGGAACAGCGTTTTCCCTGCTGTGACAAACAGCGTGCGGAGATCGTCGCCGCCAAACGTGACATTGGTGAGCACGTCTTCGGGAATCGGAATCCGTCCTTGAATCTCGCCCGCCGGTGTCACAATCCAAATGCCGGGTGGCACGTCGTCCGTCTCATGGGGTCCTCGGGGGCGAGCAATTCCAGCGGCGAGGTACAAGTTGCCCTGCGTGTCGACCGCCATCCCATCCACGCCGCGTCCCGGCGCAAAATCAATCACGCATCGCTGGTCGCTGACTTCTCCACTGTCCGAAAGCGTGAAGGCCCAGATCTTGCGATTGCCGTCGACCACCGGGCAACTGTCGACGATGTACAGCGTCGATTCGTCCGGCGAAAGCGCGATTCCGTTAGGGCGTTGGATATCCGGCTGCGTGATTAACCGCGTGACGGCTCCATCGGGATCGATGCGATAGATCGATTCGTGCTCCATCTCCATCTGTGTACGATCACCGTAACAGGGATCGGT from Symmachiella dynata encodes:
- a CDS encoding SMP-30/gluconolactonase/LRE family protein; protein product: MGPRRRDVLTAAPPTLSKGDTLDFRNVGLPTDFLETATPVSAAANVAFLEGPTATADGRVFFSDIANNRIMVLDTATGDCQPWRIASGCANGLLFNADGRLLACEGDNWQPHTGNRRISRTDIQTGQYEVLTDRFEGARYNAPNDIAARSNGQIFFTDPCYGDRTQMEMEHESIYRIDPDGAVTRLITQPDIQRPNGIALSPDESTLYIVDSCPVVDGNRKIWAFTLSDSGEVSDQRCVIDFAPGRGVDGMAVDTQGNLYLAAGIARPRGPHETDDVPPGIWIVTPAGEIQGRIPIPEDVLTNVTFGGDDLRTLFVTAGKTLFQTRTMIPGFVVHRKL